The Serratia nematodiphila DZ0503SBS1 sequence GCATAGAGAGCAGCGCGCAGGAATACCTGGACAGATTCCGTCTGGCGGGGTTCAGCAACGCGCGCATCATGAAAATTGCCGGCCCACGCACCCTGATCGTCGGCGAAAAATAACCAGTTAGCAACGGGAGCTCGCAATGTTAGAAAGCAAATTGATCCAGCATATCGCCACCCAGTATCTGGATGGCGATCACGACGGCCTGAACGCTCAAACCCCGCTGTTTGAACTGAACGTCGTCGATTCCGCCTCCATTTTCGATCTGGTGGATTTTCTGCGTCAGGAGTCTCATGTCGCCATCGGCATGCATGAGATCCATCCGGCGAATTTCGCCTCGGTGCAGGCGATGGTCGCGCTGGTGCAACGGTTGCAAGCGCAAGTCGCCGCAGGGGGTGTCGCATGAGCGTTCACGCCGTCGATAGCGCCGCAAACGCGCATGAAGCCGTCCGGCAGTCGGTGCTGCACACCTTCGCCCGGCTGACCGAGTATGAACCGTCGGCACTGGCCCTGACCAGCCATCTGGAAAACGATTTGGGCGTCGACTCCATCGCGCTGGCGGAAATTGCCATGGTGCTGAACCGTCAGTTTCAATTAAATACGCCGCTGGAGATCCAGGAGATCAAAACCATTCAGGATGCGCTCGACGGTATTTTGCAGCGCGGTTTCACGCTGCCGACGCCGAACGCCGCCGCGCAACCTGCCCCCGAGACGCCTCAGGCCTGGTTGAGCGTTCTCGTGCGCCAGGTGTTCGCCACCCACAGCGGATATGAAGTGCGTGATCTGCCCCCCGACGCCGCCATCGAAGGCGACCTGGGCATCGACTCCGTCGCGGTGGTGATGGCGCGCAACGAGCTGCTCAAAACGCTGGGCCTGGACGATAACGCAGCGCTGGCGGAGTGCCGCACGTTGGCTGAGCTGGAGCACAACCTGACGGCGCGGCTGGTTCAGGAACAGGGCGAAGCGTGGTTCAGCCGCTTTGGCCAGCACACCGCCGCATCCGCTGCGCCGCAGCCCACCAAGGCGCCCGCGTCGCCGGACGCGCGCGATGAGCTCGGCGATCCGCGCACCATGCGGGACTTCGTCGGCATCGAGCACCCGGATTTGTTCCATAAAACGCGTGAGTTCGGCGCTTTTTATCGCGATAAAAAACAGCGTCAGCTTTACTGGTACGGCATGCCGCTTGAAACGCCGTGCAAAAACCGCGCGGTCATGTTCGACGAGGTCACCGGCAAAAGCCGCGAATTTCTGATGTTCGGCTCCAACAGCTATCTGGGATTGTCGAACCATCCGGAAGTGATCCACGCCATCCAGGACGCCGCCGGCCTGTACGGCGCCACCAATACCGGGTGCCGCATCATCGCCGGCAGCAACGTGCTGCATCTGGAATTGGAGCGC is a genomic window containing:
- a CDS encoding acyl carrier protein, translating into MLESKLIQHIATQYLDGDHDGLNAQTPLFELNVVDSASIFDLVDFLRQESHVAIGMHEIHPANFASVQAMVALVQRLQAQVAAGGVA
- a CDS encoding aminotransferase class I/II-fold pyridoxal phosphate-dependent enzyme encodes the protein MSVHAVDSAANAHEAVRQSVLHTFARLTEYEPSALALTSHLENDLGVDSIALAEIAMVLNRQFQLNTPLEIQEIKTIQDALDGILQRGFTLPTPNAAAQPAPETPQAWLSVLVRQVFATHSGYEVRDLPPDAAIEGDLGIDSVAVVMARNELLKTLGLDDNAALAECRTLAELEHNLTARLVQEQGEAWFSRFGQHTAASAAPQPTKAPASPDARDELGDPRTMRDFVGIEHPDLFHKTREFGAFYRDKKQRQLYWYGMPLETPCKNRAVMFDEVTGKSREFLMFGSNSYLGLSNHPEVIHAIQDAAGLYGATNTGCRIIAGSNVLHLELERKLAKLKGREDCIVYPSGYSANLGCISALTSRHDLVFTDAINHMSIQDGCKLAGAQRKIYDHSLTSLEKSLAKYADHPGGKLIVTDGVFSMHGDIVDLPRLMKLAERYGARVLVDDAHATGVLGKTGSGTAEHFNMKGRVDLELGTMSKALSGLGGFVCADGEVVEYLRFYSNSYVFAATIPAAVAAGVIASIDVMLREPERLAKLWDNIYYFRTLLLNAGFDLEHSDSAIIPVVVGDDAKTLLFGRAVRARGLFCQTVVFPGVSVGDARLRISVTSEHTREDLDEAYAILVAAALETGVPVNGDVRREERARAAEV